Proteins encoded within one genomic window of Alteribacter populi:
- a CDS encoding CDP-glycerol glycerophosphotransferase family protein translates to MYGEEKLNPHHTLRYSLTKEFFETFSSLKYRDIELPLVLTRVFHVYIKRHVDSNLKNTHYVSMMQKKHSLFNIRDAQRTLARNPRLKKDLSAVANRKMILMPARMAPFAIDQLSQYNVMFTISNKEDKRTLKSVTIPKHMQVFDFHKRLRYEKTPEKSFANIIRKAKTILKSKQLSPIFKSNQFKKWLFKNLKTAIKTIKMLGSLVRKTPIKVIIDHVEIVNPGTTLSLLAKKYNLPFIHIPQVLISDRSLIPTRASHYCSWGKHYKNWLTKRGVPTSRIYETGNLNFEYKKRANYLFETPLRQKYNIPSHHKIITFTTQPFTASVNETIVNWIQRAVDHSDPITLLIRPHPFDKVNYHALFKHHNVIVTSTDLNLYNLLLNTDVVMTISSNTSIEAAMLGKGVFVLQPPIPYHYEHNNNNFNSHLARAKAGPSIASQSQLSKQMKEIVNDPKYLSLLSKQSQKFLQSTIHSKGRPSVLIRRTIVNALQEEKKVSDI, encoded by the coding sequence TTGTATGGCGAAGAGAAATTAAACCCACACCATACCTTACGATACAGCCTTACAAAAGAGTTCTTTGAGACGTTTTCCTCATTAAAATATCGTGACATTGAATTGCCTTTAGTCCTTACAAGAGTATTTCATGTCTATATTAAAAGACATGTTGATTCAAATCTCAAAAACACCCACTATGTGTCAATGATGCAAAAAAAGCACTCTTTATTTAATATAAGAGATGCGCAACGGACATTAGCTCGTAACCCTCGGTTAAAAAAAGACTTATCTGCCGTTGCTAATCGCAAAATGATCCTTATGCCTGCAAGAATGGCCCCCTTTGCCATTGATCAACTTTCGCAGTACAACGTGATGTTTACAATATCGAATAAAGAAGATAAAAGAACGTTAAAAAGTGTAACGATACCAAAGCATATGCAAGTGTTTGATTTTCATAAAAGATTACGGTATGAAAAAACTCCAGAAAAGAGTTTTGCTAACATTATTCGTAAAGCTAAAACGATTCTCAAAAGCAAACAACTATCTCCTATTTTTAAAAGTAACCAATTTAAAAAATGGCTTTTTAAAAACCTTAAGACAGCTATTAAAACCATAAAAATGCTAGGATCACTCGTTCGAAAGACGCCAATTAAAGTGATCATTGACCATGTGGAAATAGTCAATCCTGGAACGACACTTTCCCTACTGGCGAAGAAGTACAACCTGCCATTTATCCATATTCCACAAGTGCTCATTAGCGATCGCTCACTAATCCCAACAAGAGCTTCACACTATTGCAGTTGGGGAAAGCATTATAAAAACTGGTTAACAAAAAGGGGGGTTCCTACATCTCGTATATATGAAACTGGCAATTTAAATTTTGAGTATAAAAAACGAGCCAATTATCTATTTGAAACTCCATTACGTCAGAAATACAACATTCCCTCTCATCATAAAATCATTACCTTTACTACCCAGCCCTTTACCGCTAGTGTAAATGAAACGATTGTAAATTGGATCCAGAGGGCAGTTGACCACTCAGATCCCATTACTCTACTCATCCGCCCTCATCCTTTTGACAAAGTTAATTATCATGCTTTATTCAAACATCACAATGTCATCGTTACCTCTACAGACCTTAACCTTTATAACTTACTGCTTAATACAGATGTAGTCATGACGATATCATCAAATACCAGCATTGAAGCAGCTATGCTTGGAAAAGGCGTTTTCGTATTACAGCCTCCAATTCCCTATCATTATGAACACAATAATAACAATTTTAATTCTCACCTAGCTAGAGCTAAAGCAGGCCCTTCAATAGCTAGTCAAAGTCAGTTATCTAAACAGATGAAAGAAATAGTAAATGATCCCAAATATTTAAGTCTCCTTTCAAAACAAAGTCAAAAATTTCTTCAGAGTACAATACATTCAAAGGGCAGACCTTCTGTACTCATTCGGAGGACCATTGTAAACGCATTACAAGAAGAGAAAAAGGTGAGTGATATTTAG
- a CDS encoding cytidylyltransferase domain-containing protein, which translates to MNEIIGIIPARGGSKRLPRKNIAYLNGLPMIEYSILAAKKSSLMNRIIVSTENDEIATISKSAGAEIPFLRPIKLAQDHSSVIDTCLHVLTELKNREGYEPDVVVLLQPTSPLRTEKHIDEALRLLHQKKADSVLSVCPMEYALNSLIEVTNEGRIAPYFSNSTLKKQFKDNQPAFRLNGAIYAVKTSLLKSEKSFYSENTSPYVMSPMESIDIDTEEDFQIASLLMEKNNSFKNGG; encoded by the coding sequence GTGAACGAAATCATTGGAATCATTCCGGCTCGAGGGGGGTCAAAGCGGTTACCTAGGAAAAATATAGCGTATTTAAATGGCTTACCAATGATTGAATATAGTATTCTAGCTGCCAAAAAATCTTCCCTTATGAATCGGATCATCGTTTCCACAGAAAACGATGAGATTGCGACAATTTCAAAGAGTGCCGGTGCAGAAATTCCTTTTTTACGTCCTATAAAATTAGCCCAAGACCATTCAAGTGTGATTGATACATGCCTACATGTCTTAACCGAATTAAAAAACAGAGAAGGCTATGAGCCTGACGTTGTTGTGTTATTACAGCCCACCTCTCCTTTACGTACAGAAAAGCATATTGATGAAGCTCTTCGACTGCTCCATCAAAAAAAGGCGGATTCCGTATTAAGTGTCTGTCCAATGGAATATGCTTTAAATTCGCTTATAGAAGTTACCAATGAAGGAAGGATCGCACCTTATTTTTCAAATTCAACTTTAAAGAAGCAATTTAAAGACAATCAACCCGCATTTCGTTTAAACGGGGCCATTTATGCAGTGAAAACGTCTCTTCTAAAATCGGAGAAATCTTTCTACAGTGAAAACACCTCCCCCTACGTCATGTCACCTATGGAATCTATTGATATTGACACCGAAGAAGATTTTCAAATCGCTTCACTTCTGATGGAAAAAAACAACTCGTTTAAAAACGGAGGTTAA